DNA from Aminivibrio pyruvatiphilus:
GCGTCTTCCATGGACTCCTGGATGCTGTAGAGCCGTTCGAGGTTCCGCTCGATTTCCGACGGCGAGGCGATGCCTACTTTGATATCCATGCCCGTGAGCATGCGGATTTCGTCCTGGGCTATGATGTCCAGGGGGTCGGACATGGCGACCAGCAGGGTGTTGCCGTCCTCAACCGAAAGGGGTATTGCGTGGAGGCGCCGGGCAACGTTTTCCGGTACCATCCGGAGTGCTTCGGGCATGGGGCGGTACCGTGACAAAGAGTAAATCTGGAGCTTGAGGAGGGCACTCAGGGCGTCGAGGAGCTTCCCCTCGGTGAGGGAGCCGTTCTTGACCAGCGTTTCACCGAGCCGCAGGCCGTTCGACTTCTGATCGGCAAGGGCTTGTCCGAGTTGTTCCGGGGTTATGGCTCCCGATTCGACGAGAAGATCTCCCAATCGCAGCGCTTTGGTCATATGATCTACCGCCCAGCATTGTTTGATAGTTACATTACAATGATGATAGCGCAAGAATGGTGATTACACAACGTGATACGTCAGAAATGTGGCGGATATTATTGCCGTACAGTTTGTTTTTTTAAGGGTTTTAAGGGGGGACGACAGAATGGTGTCATCCCGAGCGAATGCGATCTCGTCCCCGGAGGGGAGGGATCTCGGGGTTGAGCAATCCCAAAAGCAACCCCGAGATCCTTCGTCGCCAAAACCGCTCCTCAGGATGACAGCAAGGGCAGATCCCTCGGTCCCCTCCGGGGATGCTCCCTCCGGGGATGCTCCCTCCGCTGCGCTCTGGATGCTGCGCGAGCGCTCCGCTCAGGATGACAGACAAGGGCAATTCCGAGGCCTCTCGATCGCTTCGTTCGGGACGACAGGCAAAAGTAACCCCGAGGCCAGGTTTATAGTTCTGTCATCCTGAGGGCGGGTTTTGCCCGAAGGATCTCGGGTTTGAGAAATCCAGAACCAAGAGCAGATCCTTCGCTCCGCTCAGGATGACAAACAAGGGCAAACCCAAGACCGGTGGTTTATGGCTTTGTCATTCCGTGCAAAGGAGGAATCTCGGGTTTGAGGGCGTTTAGAATCAAAGACAGGTTTTATGGTTGGTTTTGTCATCCTGAGGGCGGGTTTTGCCCGAAGGATCTCGGGTTTGAGAAATCCAGAACCAAGAACAGATCCTCCGCTCAGGATGACAGACAAGGGCAACTCCGAGGTCTCTCGATCGCTTCGCTCGGGACGACAGGCAAAAGTAACCCCGAGACCAGGTTTATAGTTCTGTCATCCTGAGGGCGGGTTTTGCCCGAAGGATCTCGGGTTTGAGAAATCCAGAACCAAGAGCAGATCCTTCGCTCCGCTCAGGATGACAAACAAGGGCAAACCCAAGACCGGTGGTTTATGGCTTTGTCATTCCGTGCAAAGGAGGAATCTCGGGTTTGAGGGCGTTTAGAATCAAAGACAGGTTTTATGGTTGGTTTTGTCATCCTGAGGGCGGGTTTTGCCCGAAGGATCTCGGGTTTGAGAAATCCAGAACCAAGAACAGATCCTTCGCTCCGCTCAGGATGACAGACAAGGGCAACTCCGAGGTCTCTCGATCGCTTCGCTCGGGACGACAGGCAAAAGTAACCCCGAGGCCAGGTTTATAGTTCTGTCATCCTGAGGGCGGGTTTTGCCCGAAGGATCTCGGAGTTAAGAAATTTTAGAATCAAGACCAGATCCTTCGCGTTCGCTCAGGATGACTACTCTTGAAGTTTTACCCTCCCGGTGCTATTGTTTCATGTAACGAATTCGATGAAAGGGAGGATTGCGATGGGTATTCAAACCAGGGACCGTGTCCGGAAGCACAGAAAGTTGATGGCTCAGTCAGGAATGCGGCCCATACAGATTTGGGTCCCTGACACAAAGAGGCCGGAATTTGTCCGGGAATGCCGCCGTCAATCCCTGTTGCTTCAGAACGATGTTCAGGAACGGGAGGTTTTGGACTTTATCGCCGCCGCATCGGACACTGAGGGCTGGGAATGAGGCGGGGCGATCTTATTACCATCGCTCTCCAGGGTGATTATGGCAAACCCCGCCCTGCTCTCGTGATTCAGTCCGATTTGTTCGATGAGCATCCTTCCGTTACGGTTCTTCCTGTGACCAGCGACCTTCGGGATGCGCCGATTTTCCGGGTTGCTCTTGAACCTGGTGAGAAAAACGGCCTCACAAAACGGTCGCAGGTCATGGTAGACAAGGCTATGACGATTCCCCGGGAGAAGGCGGGTGAGCCCTTCGGGCGGATAAGCGATACGGAGATGCTCAC
Protein-coding regions in this window:
- a CDS encoding antitoxin MazE family protein, producing the protein MRPIQIWVPDTKRPEFVRECRRQSLLLQNDVQEREVLDFIAAASDTEGWE
- a CDS encoding type II toxin-antitoxin system PemK/MazF family toxin; amino-acid sequence: MALQGDYGKPRPALVIQSDLFDEHPSVTVLPVTSDLRDAPIFRVALEPGEKNGLTKRSQVMVDKAMTIPREKAGEPFGRISDTEMLTVTRALAVFLGFA